Below is a window of Mauremys mutica isolate MM-2020 ecotype Southern chromosome 11, ASM2049712v1, whole genome shotgun sequence DNA.
TGAGGCACGCGTCCGGGGGCGCATGGAAACCCCTGGGCTTGCTGGGGCTGATGCTGCTGGTCCATCCGGTCGGAGCCTGGTACAAGCATGTGGCCAGCCCCCGGTACCACACGGTGGGCCGAGCTTCGGGGCTGCTGATGGGGATCCGGCGCTCCCCGTACCTGTGGCGCCGGGACTTGGGGGATGAGCCGGGAGAGAGCCCGGGCTCGCCCCCCACCTCTGTAAACAGGGCGCCCAGGTTGCTGCACAGCCGCAGGCAAGACCTCAGAGCCGCCGGGCCgcggacccaggcatccggggtgccagccccccgccccgcccgagGCGAGCTCCGAGGGAGAGAACCCGCGGCGCTCACACGCCTGGGCCTGCGGGACTTAATAGCCAGGCGAACAATCGCTCAGCACCGGGCCCCCCCGCAGACAGGTGCCAGCCTCCTCCCGCAGCCAGCCCGAGCGCTGCCCGCCCGGCGGGGTCCCTGGAGCCGAGCGGGGACCCGGGAGAAGAAGAAGACGAAGCTCCTGGAGAGGgcgaggaagcagcagcagcagcggggcagCGAGGAGGGGATCGGGGACTTAAGGTAAATCTCACCCAGTAAGTATGAGCCGCCTCGCTACCCGCGGGGAGAGAGAAACAAGCCCTCGCGTGGCTGCAGGGCGGCCAGCGGCACGTTGCGGTGTTAATGGCACGATGGGGATAACAGAGGGGGGTACTGAGGCACAGCAGCCCTTCCGGGCTCCGCAGCCCTGGTATGTTTCCTGATCAGTTCCCGCTCCTCTCCTGCAGACTCAGCCATGCTCTGAGGCCTGACCCTAAGCCCCGGGCATCCtttgcactgatttcagtgggctgggGATCAGGCCCGTGCAGGAGATTGTTTTATTCCAAATGGTTTAAAGCTGTGACCTGGTGAGATTTTCCTGGccaggcagaagcagcagcagcagcagttccgCTGTTTGCTGTAAATCCACATGAGAAGGAAAATCAGCGAATTTACTGATCACAGCAAAGCTTTGGCGGTGCCAGGACATTCTTGAAACTAGCGATTCAACCGGAGACTGAGATGAATATTTTTGTGTCTCAGCTCTGAGCTGAACAATGGAATGTTCTTGGTTACCTCTTGGTAGGTGGCTGCTTGCTTCTGGtttggtgggtggggagggatatACCGGAGATCAAGGCTGTTTGGAAGGAAGCACACACCGAATCGAGTTGTAGACACCAAGATTTCCGAGCAGTGCTGAGAGCTCAGGATTCTTGAACGATGCGCTGTTGTCAGGGTGTTTGGCAGCCAGAAGGAACGATGACCCGTTCAGGTGCTTCCCATCACTTCCCGTGAATTATTCCCCCGGGAtctggcagtgcagctgcaccgagCCTGTCTGGGTGTGTATGGGAAAGCCGCGAAAAAGCCGCAGGCAGGACTGTCCCGTTCTTTCTCAAGGCTCGGGAGCTTAAATTGAACACTCAAGAGATGGTGGGTTTTGGTCCCACTTGATGCTTCGCTAAAGCTAATGCAAAAAGCCAAAGCCCGTCTCTGCTGTTGCTGACATGTTTGACTTTATGCACAGAAGTTGCAGTCAAACAGTCAAGTAAAACGAGGTGCTTATACAAACAGGGGTGTGGATTCTGCCCAGTCTTTCCCGTCTCCAGCTAACGTGTTCCTTTTGCAGCTGACCTTACACTTATGCTCATGGATGTTATTTAACCAAGTTCACTGGGGTCCTTGTTAccctttaaaaataatcacagGACTTGCTTTGCATGACAGTATATGCTGTGGATGAGGTTTCTGAACTTTAGTTTGGCTGCTTAACCTGCAACATCTGGTTCATGATGCTGTTTCTCTCACCACTTAGATACTTACATTTGAAAAGGTTTGGGCTTCATTTTAAAAGCACAGAAAGGAACTAGATACCTTCTGCAATGCAGGCTCCGCCTAGTCCAAGGGTGCATCTCTCACTGATTCTCAGAGCAGCAGTCCCACCCCATTTGAATGGCCAGCTCCTTAGCTAGTGTAAAACAGAGTAGCTCCATGGACTTCAAAGGAGCCACAGCCCATTGGAGGACGTGGATCTAAATTTCTGCCCTCCGGGTTCATTCCTTCCATTAAAGCCCAGCTTTTAACTTGGACTATAGTAATACCAAAGCAACAATCAATCAGCTGCATGGGCAGGGGGGTTGCTTTCAAATATTAAATACCTTTTCCTCACATTTATGGTGGGATCTAACTGTCTTCCCTGGAGACTCCCTCTGAAGTCTGTGAGAGTTTGGTGGGTGTAGAATTTGTTCCCAAAGTGCTCTGCCAATTTGCCTTCCTCCCTTCCCTACAAATAATTGGGGGAGCCCTATTTTTGAGCCAGGTTTGATTAAGAGGTTTAAAGTTACAAGGCTAAAAAGTACAAACAGACGTCGCTTCAGCCTTTAACTGCACCTATGCTATCCCATTCATTTCACTGCAATTGGCTTGGGtgtaactgaggacagaatttacATGTGTGTGCTAAGGTTGTAATTCTGCTTCTTCTCTGTGAGTATGTTTCAGTGGGAGGGTGagatttgtgtgcatgtatgttaCAGATGAGTCCAAGCCACAATCAAGAGGGTCAGGTTTAGAGCACCCTGATATTTGGgagtgtttggatctggggttttggtttgtatACATGATAACTTATAACAGAAGCAAGCAAGTCTGTAATAAATGTAACTCAAATTCTGATCCCATTGACATGCATAGCTGAACTTCCATTGATGCTGATATTTTGCCCATATACACTGCCATTTCatagaggatctcaaagcactttaaaaagactaagtatcattatccccatattacagtGCTGGAAACTGAGATATGGTTAAGGGGAGTGATTTGCCCAGATCAACATATCTGAGCACTGGCACAACTGAGACATATCAGTCAGACCTAAGAAAAACACATGCTTTCTTTTTCTCCCTACAGTCTTTCTGAATCTGAGATATAGTTCCTGATCTGCTGAGCTCATCCAACAGAGACATTTGAAGAGCAATGGTCGCCTGACTTGGAAACTGTTTCCTGTAGCGGATGGGGGAGATATTCAAAGCTGGTTCTCCTGACACTCTGATTTCTATGAAAACATATAGAcaattgccatttaaaaaaaaatctctttggtTTTATACCAACTGTGCAAACACAGTGATAAATTCCTGTTGTTTTCAAGTTGACCTAGTGCTATAACCATGGAGAAAAAGAGaagatatttattttctttattttttagatcTCTGTAATAGCTTCTTAGCAATATCACAACAATATGTACTGTTTGCTTTCTAGGAACCTGCACTTATTAAAATTGAATGAATCAAAGGAAATGTTTGCTTCTTTGTGTTACACGTTTTTATCAAGACCTGAACTGGGACAGAATTGGGAGAGAAAATTCAGTAGTTTGATTTCTCCCAGATTTTTCTGATGTGATGTTTCAACTCTTTGGAATATTTTCCTCCACATCTTTACCATGAATCTATTTTATGACCCATTATATATTTACTATCATGCTAAGAATCCACTAAAATAATAAATACCGGTAAGTGTATAGAAATCTTTACTGGATTTGGTTGAGTGAAGACACTGTAAGTTCctacctttttaatgtttatttttggGTTTGGACCTTGATTCGTTTAAACCAGAGCTGAGCTGAGTTGTGGTTTTGGGATCCAGATGAAGCTGGGGTTGGCGGATTTTGGGTCCGAGAATAAATGAGGGTCAGGGTCTGGGTATGCATTCAAAGGTGTTGAAATCTCATCAGTTGTTCTTGGCAGATTTTGAtcccaaatcatagaatcatagacattaGCACTGAAAGAGACCTCACAGGGTCACTTAGTCCATCTCATTGTGCTGAGACACGATTAATacatatctagaccatccctgacagatgtttgtgtagtctgttcttaaaaacctccagtggtgGAGATATCACAGACTCCCTACATAAATCTAGCCAGATGAGCTGGTTTTGTGAGACTCCCACTAGCTTGGGCTAAACGCTTATGAGACTGACTCATGGGTGCTGGAaataggggtgctgggggtgctcctgaccccctggcttgaagtggtttccatcacatacagggtttacagtttggttcaatggctctcagcacccccactatacacattgttccagcacccctggactGACTGTTCCTGCCAGGTTTCTGCATCAGAACTGATAGCTGGGAAAATAATCTCTTCCCAGTTTTGAACTCATTCCAGGACCCTAGAATTGGGTTTGGATTGGGAATCTGGGTTTTCAACAGATTAGTATTAAATTTTGGCCCTGGCCTAGATCAAAGTCCAAGCAATCGCATTCTCATCACATGGAAAAGGAGGATGGCTCCTTTGTCTGCTAGAAGAAATATAATGTCGTGCACTTTCATTCActgagctcaaagcactttacaacaaGCAATTAACACAAACAAATCTCTCAACACCTCAGTAAGGTAGGAATTATTATATATGTCttccacagatggggaaactgaggctcagagaggcagagtgacttgcccaaggtcacggtGAATTAGTAGGAGAAATGTGACCACAACCAGGAGTTctgaacctcccctccccccgcacacacacttcTCAAAGCACCAGACCTCAGAGTGTCTGAAGAGAGATGGCCGAGAGGCCCTCAATCACGCTTCCTGTGACCATCTTGACAATTATTTTGCCTCATATATGGCTTTGTTTTGTCGTAATGAAATAGCAGCTAAACTCTGTTAATACCAGtcgagggggctgtggggcattCCATGTCAGCATCTGGTCATCTTTACAATGTAGATGAGGCCGCAGAACATCCGGAGGGGTAAAAAACCCTAATGCTGATCTACAGTGAAACTGGTTTCAAGTGCCCACTTATGGGAGGGGCAACATTTGATTGCTTAATAGAATTGAGGACAAAACCCACTCGTAGCTACTCCCTTGTAACAGATCTGAGTTCATTGTGGATGTAACAGAGAGCAGCATACGGCCCGTGGGCTTTAGATAAAGATGGAACAGGAGTGTATTGAAGTCCTGTGAGAGCTGCAGGAGGTCAGCAGGCCCAGGGTTTCTCAGACTGAACATCCAAGAACTCATGAACCCCAAGTCAGTGAACACGTTTAAAAATGTTCTtgtaagtgacttacccaagagcACACGGTGAGTCAGGAGCAGAGGCAAAAATAAAACCAGATTTCTTGACTCCAGTGCCTGTGCCTTAGGAACAAGCACTTGCCCCTAAATTCTTGTTTGGAAACATTCACTTCCCAGTCTGAGTCATGGTTTAAATGGAAGAATCCCTTGAGATGTCATAAAGTCCActcccctgcgctgaggcaggaccaagtcaacCTAGAGCATCCCCAACAGGTGTTTGCCCAACCTGTTCTTAGaagcctccaatgatggggatttcacaacctcccctggaagcctagcccagagcttaactacccttaaagttaggaagtttttcctaatgtgtaACCTAAATCTTCCTGGCTACaggttaagcccattgcttcttgtcctatcttcagtggacatggagaacaattgatcactgtcctctatacaacagcccttaacgtatttgaagcctgttatcaggtccccaccCCCTCTGTCCACTTTTCCTCActagtcaggttttctaaaccattgatcatttttgttgctctcctctggactctctctggtttgtccacatctttccctaTGTGTGGGGTGAGAAAGCAGAGAAAGTGAAGGAACTGCCTGCAGGAGACTTGAACCCTGGATGCAGGCTTGATAAATGGGCTAACCAGAGacacctggggcagggagggacccTCAAACAGCTGGTTCCTTACGAGAGAGCCAAAGCAGCTTTTGAACAGGCTG
It encodes the following:
- the NPW gene encoding neuropeptide W; amino-acid sequence: MNLRHASGGAWKPLGLLGLMLLVHPVGAWYKHVASPRYHTVGRASGLLMGIRRSPYLWRRDLGDEPGESPGSPPTSVNRAPRLLHSRRQDLRAAGPRTQASGVPAPRPARGELRGREPAALTRLGLRDLIARRTIAQHRAPPQTGASLLPQPARALPARRGPWSRAGTREKKKTKLLERARKQQQQRGSEEGIGDLSLSESEI